From Pseudodesulfovibrio nedwellii:
GTAGTAATTATGAGCATGTGATCGTTGATACTGCATATCCCCATGACGAAGTGCTTCCCAAGGAAGTGGAACAGGCCGATTCCATTCTCATCGCTTTGCAATTGAGCTTGCCGTGTCTCGCCCGGACTTCTCGTTTGATGGATTCCATTCGTAGTCAGGATCCGGACAGTGAACGGCGTATGAAGCTTGTTGCCAATCGCGTGGCAAAGAACTCGACCATTGGTGTGAGCGAAGCCATGGAAGTGTTGGACCGCGAAATTGTCTGGGTGATTCCCGAAGACAGTGATTCCTCTTTGTCTGCTATTAATCAAGGCACACCTCTGGTTTTGGCTTACCCCAAGTCTCCTGCCACCAAGGCCATTCAGGGCATGGTGACAACTTTGGTTCCCGTACCCAAGAAGGCCAAGAAAGGATTTTCTCTGCCGTTCGCTTCTTTCTTTAAAAAGAAGAACAAGGATGATGATCATCTTGCAGGAGCGTCCTTATGAACCTCGCAGATCGATTGAATAGAAATGCCGCCAAGCGTGGCTCTGTTGTCGTAGATAAAGGCAAGGCTCGCGGTAAGGCTGTCTCTTCGTCTATTTCCAAAACTGAGGCGCAGGAACATTATTTTGATATCAAGACTCGCATTCATGATCGTCTTATCGACATGATCGATCTGTCGTTGTTGGATTCCCTGAGCGAAATGGAAATGCGGTCGGAAATCGCCAAGGTTACCGAAGGGTTGCTTTGGGAAGAATTTCAGAATGCGCCGTTGAATCTGGCTGAACGCAAGCGGATGCTGGCTGAAATTCAGGATGAGGTTATTGGTCTCGGTCCTCTGGAGCCTTTTGTTCAGGATCCTACGGTTAACGATATTTTGGTCAACGGCTACAAACAGATTTATGTTGAGCGTTCGGGCAAGTTGGAACTGACTCCGGCTCGCTTCAAGGATGACGATCACCTGCGTAAGATTATTGACCGTATCGTGTCTTTGGTAGGACGCCGTATTGATGAATCCCAACCTTTGTGTGACGCCCGTCTGCTGGATGGCTCACGTGTCAACGCAGTTATTCCGCCGTTGGCTATCGACGGCCCTTCGCTGTCCATTCGTAAGTTTTCCAAGGATCCATTGGAAATTGCTGATTTGATCGGGTTCAACTCTCTGACCCAGCAAATGGCTCAACTCATGGAAGGCATAGTCGAGGCCCAGCTTAACGTGCTTATTTCAGGCGGTACCGGTTCCGGCAAGACCACGCTCCTCAACTGCATGTCACGTAACGTGCCCGAAGATGAACGAGTCGTCACCATTGAGGACGCCGCAGAATTGCAACTCAAGCAGGCTCATGTCGTCCGGCTGGAAACCCGACCGGCCAATATCGAAGGCAAGGGCGAAATCACCATGCGTGATTTGGTCAAGAACTGTCTGCGTATGCGCCCTGATCGCATCATCGTAGGTGAGGTTCGTTCCTCCGAGGCTTTGGATATGCTCCAAGCCATGAACACCGGTCATGATGGCTCCCTGACGACTATTCACGCCAATACGCCGCGTGACGCCTTGATGCGTCTGGAAACCATGATTTCCATGGCCGGATTGAGTCTTTCACCTATATCAATGAAGCGGTATATTTCTTCGGCCATCGACGTCATCATTCAGGCAACTCGTTTGGTGGACGGTACCAGAAAGGTCATCTCCATTCAGGAGGTCACAGGCATGGAAGGTGAAATGATCACCATGCAGGAAATTTTCGCCTATGATCAGACCGGCGTCAGCAAGGATGGCAAGGTGGAAGGGCGTTTTACTGCTCGCGGTATTCGTCCCAAGTTTGCGGACAAGCTGGAACGTATGGGATTTTCTTTCCCCACGGATATGTTCCATGTGGCTCCCAAGCCCATGAGGAAGGAGTAAACCATGCAGTTGACTCTTATCATTAGCGGCGTGGCCGTACTTATTATTTTTTTGCTTGTCATGGGTGTAAGTTCTCTCATGCAATCGGGGGCGGACAAGGCTGATCAGAAGATTAAGAGCCGACTCAAAGCTCTGGCCCTGACCGATGCGAATGCAGAAAATATTGATCTGGTCCTTCGTGAAGCGGCCATGAGTGAGGTTCCCTGGTTTAACCGTTTGCTCGAAAAGATGCGTTGGGCGTCCAGCCTCGAAAGTCTCATTTATCAGGCGGACGCAAAGGGAACGGCTGGTATTTATTTGTTGGTCTGCGCTTTGCTTGCTGTGATCGGGGTTTATGCTGGCAGTTTCTCCGGTAGATGGTTGGTCAGCATTGCAGCTGGTTCTTTGCTTGGATATTTCCCGATCATGCGGCTGAAGGGCATGAAGAGAAAGCGCATGAATCGTTTTCAGAAGCAACTGCCAGAAGCTCTCGATCTCATGGCTCGTGCGCTCAAGGCCGGACATACTTTCGGCGGTGGCATGCGCATGGTCGCGGATGAGTTTGATGCACCTATCGGCCCCGAGTTCGGTCAGACTTTGGACGAGATTAACTACGGCATGGACGTGGATAGAGCTTTGCTCAGTCTTCAGAGTCGGGTGGACTGCACTGATCTCAAGTTTTTCATTGTTTCCGTGAATATCCAGCGTGAAACCGGTGGAAATCTCGCCGAAATCATAGCCAAGATCGCGGAACTGGTGCGGGAGCGATTTGCCTTGTTCGGCAAGATTAAGGTGCTTTCCGCGGAAG
This genomic window contains:
- a CDS encoding type II secretion system F family protein, yielding MQLTLIISGVAVLIIFLLVMGVSSLMQSGADKADQKIKSRLKALALTDANAENIDLVLREAAMSEVPWFNRLLEKMRWASSLESLIYQADAKGTAGIYLLVCALLAVIGVYAGSFSGRWLVSIAAGSLLGYFPIMRLKGMKRKRMNRFQKQLPEALDLMARALKAGHTFGGGMRMVADEFDAPIGPEFGQTLDEINYGMDVDRALLSLQSRVDCTDLKFFIVSVNIQRETGGNLAEIIAKIAELVRERFALFGKIKVLSAEGRVSAYILTSLPFLLTGILFLINPDYVSLLWKRELGQNMVWTASISVVMGILVIRKIIKIKV
- a CDS encoding CpaF family protein, whose translation is MNLADRLNRNAAKRGSVVVDKGKARGKAVSSSISKTEAQEHYFDIKTRIHDRLIDMIDLSLLDSLSEMEMRSEIAKVTEGLLWEEFQNAPLNLAERKRMLAEIQDEVIGLGPLEPFVQDPTVNDILVNGYKQIYVERSGKLELTPARFKDDDHLRKIIDRIVSLVGRRIDESQPLCDARLLDGSRVNAVIPPLAIDGPSLSIRKFSKDPLEIADLIGFNSLTQQMAQLMEGIVEAQLNVLISGGTGSGKTTLLNCMSRNVPEDERVVTIEDAAELQLKQAHVVRLETRPANIEGKGEITMRDLVKNCLRMRPDRIIVGEVRSSEALDMLQAMNTGHDGSLTTIHANTPRDALMRLETMISMAGLSLSPISMKRYISSAIDVIIQATRLVDGTRKVISIQEVTGMEGEMITMQEIFAYDQTGVSKDGKVEGRFTARGIRPKFADKLERMGFSFPTDMFHVAPKPMRKE